The genomic DNA AATGAAGTCGGCTTGGGAAGACCTGGGCATCGGCATCCAGGAAGGCGAGGACGGCGCGCTGCGCGGCCTGGTGCGCGACATTACCGGCGTCATCAACAGCATCGCCAAGTGGACCCGCGAGAATCCCGCGCTCACCAGCGCCATCGTGCGCGTCGCGGCGGCCGTCGCCGTCGTGATGGCAGCCATGGGCGGCCTCACCCTGGCGCTGGCCACCCTCATCGGCCCGTTTGCCGTGGTGCGCTATGGCATGACGTTGTTCGGCGCGCGCATGCCGCTGGTCGCCAAGGCCTTCGGCTTGCTCACCGCGCCCATTCGCTTCCTGGGCACGCTCATCAAGTGGGTCGGTCGCCTCTTCCTCATGAACCCTATCGGCCTGGCCGTGACGGCTATCGGCCTGGCCGCGTTTGCGATCTACACGTATTGGGAGCCCATCACGGAATTTTTCACGGGCCTGTGGGATCGGGTGAAAGAGGCCTTCTCCGGCGGCATCACGAACATCGGCGCGCTGCTGGAAGAGTGGCATCCGCTCGCGCTGGTCTACAAGGCGATCACGGCGGGCCTGGCCGCGCTCGGCATCGAGATGCCGGCGAAGTTTTCCGAGTTCGGCGGCATGCTGGTGCAAGGCCTGATCGGCGGCATCACCAGCATGGGTACGGCGATCCAGGAGACGATATCCACGCTCGGCAGCAACGTGGTGGGCTGGTTTAAGGAAAAGCTCGGCATCCGCTCGCCCAGCCGCGTCATGATGGAGATGGGCGGGTATGTCTCCGAGGGCACCGCCCTGGGCATCAAGAACCAGCAGCCAGCAGCCATCAAAGCGGCCCAGGCGCTCGCCACGTCGGTGGCCCTGGGGGCTACCCCGCTGGCGGTCGCTGACGGCCCCATGGGCGCGCTGCCGGCGATGTCCGGCGTGGATACAACGCTGTACAGCGCCGCGCCTGAATCGCGCTTCGACATGCGCCCGCCGATGGCCGCGCCGACATCGAGCCCCACCATCACGGTGCAGGGCGACAACATCACCATCAACATCAACGTCACGCAGGGCGACCCGCAGGCTATCGCCCGTGCGGTGGCCGACGCGCTACGCCAGCGCGATGCAGAGAAGTCGGCGCGCGTGCGCTCTTCCCTGCGTGACTACGACTAGGAGAAACCGACATGGCCGCAGACAAGATGATGGGCCTGGGCAATTTCGTGTTCGGCCTGACGACGGCTTCCTACAGCGAGCTGAAGCGCCGCACCGACTGGCGGCACGCCAGCAACAGCCGCATGGGCGCGCGCCCCGCGCGTCAATACGTCGGCCCCGGCGAGGACACCATCACCCTGTCCGGCGTGCTGTTGCCGCAGATCGCGGGCAAGGCGGACGCCATGGAGATGCTGCGCCGCATGGGCAACACCGGCTTGGGCTATGCCCTGGTGGACGGCGCGGGCAACGTGTACGGCGCGTACATCATCGAATCGATGGACGAAGGGCAATCGCAGTTCCTGGCCAACGGCACGCCGCAGCGGTACGAATTCACGCTCACGCTGCAGTGCGTGGACGATCAAGCCGACCGCACCGAGATGGCCGAGCTGGACGTACCCGGCACGCAGCCCGAGGCCGCGGACGATTGGGCGGTGGCATGACCGAAGCCCACCGCATCCCCGCCTATCGCGTCACGCTCGACGGGCGCGATATCACAGGCAACATCAAGCCGCGCCTCATATCGCTGTCCATCACCGAGGCACGCGGTGAAGAGGCCGACCAGCTCGACATAGACATCGATGACCACGATGGCGCCATGGAGCTGCCCGCGCGCGGCGTCGTGCTGCGCGTGGCCCTGGGCTGGAAGGGACAGGCGCTGGTCGACAAAGGCACTTTCACGGTGGACGAGGTGCAGTACCAATACTCGCCCGGGCGCATCACGCTGCGCGCTCGCAGCGCCGACCTGACGAGCCCGCTGCGCACGCGCAATGAGCGCAGCTTTCACGGCAAGGCCATCGGCCACATCGTGGCCACGGTGGCGAAAGACCACGGCCTGCAGCCCGTCGTCGGCCGCGCCTTCGCCAACGAAAAAATCGCGCACATCGACCAGACCAACGAAAGCGACGTGGCGTTTCTGAACCGCATCGGCAAGCGCTACGACGCGGTGGCCACCGTGAAGGATGGCCGGCTGCTGTTCCTGCCCGTGGCGCGCGGCGAGACAGCCAGCGGCCAGGACACGCCCCTGACGGTCATCGCGCTGCACGCCAATGCTGGCGACAACGCGCGCTTCCAGATGGCCGACCGGAACTCCTACACCGGCGTGTCGGCGCAATGGCAGGGCAAGGGCGAGACGAAGCGCCGCACCGTGGTGCTGGGTGCCAAGGGCAGAGCGAAGCGCCTGAAAAGCCTGTACGGCAGCGAGAAGGACGCCATGGACGCCGCGCGTGCCGAGTGGGAACGCATCCAGCGCGGCGCGGCCACCTTCGACATGGAACTGGTGTTCGGCAGGCCCGATCTGTCACCGCAAGGACGCCTGCAGGTGCCCGACCTGAAGAAGCCGCTCGACGGCTATGTGTGGCTCATCAAGCGCCTGGTGCATAAGCTCGGCGACAACGGCCTGACGACCAGCATTGAAGGCGAGACTGCCGACGCGGGCGAAGACGCCGAGCCACGCGAGCCGGAAGACACAGATGCTGCAGATGATGAAGAAGGCGATGCTGACGACGATGGCGACGCTGACGGAATCGAATAACAATACGTCTTTTTTAGATACCTCCGGTTACGTGAAAGGGAAATTTTTTTCCCACCGCCGGATGAACAGAACGTTGCCCACAGCGCGGTAGAGCGCGACGGGCTCAGGCTCTTCTTCATGCGGCTGCATGTCCTCGTTTTTTTTCCAGTCCAAAGCCATCGATAAAGCTGCGGACCATCATGTCAAGACGCTTCTTTTCCTTCGCCGGCAGCGCGTCGTACAACTGGCGAGAGACTGAGAACGGCCATTCTTCGCGCTGAGAAGAAACAGGCGCTGACACCGGCATGCGCCCAACCTCAGACCTGTGAACAGCGATGTTGTCTATGCGAGCCTGCAGCGCTTCGCTGAAGTCCGACACCCGACAACCGAGCCGACTGGCGAACGCTATAGCGACCTCCACACCCATCGGAGCCTTGCCGTTGAAGTAGTTGCCCACTGCGCTCTGATTCGCATAGCCCAGGTCCTCCGCAAGCTTTTCCTGCGTAAGGTCGAGTTCGCTCTTACGCGCGTTGAATATCGCTTTCAGGCGGGCGGCGTCTTGCAATTGCTCTTGGGTGAGTGGCTTGGCAGGCATGGGCGTGACGGTATTACAACGTCTAATAAATTTGCAAATACACCGAATATTGACCGAATGTAATACACGGTCTAATATTTCACCGTATGAACCCTTTCAAACGCATCCGCATCCGCCTGGGCCTGACGCAAGCCGAAATCGCCAGTGAAGTCGGCAAGGGTCAGTCCAACATTTCCCACTACGAGACAGGCCGCCTGAACGTTCCGACCGACGTGGCGAAAGCCCTTGTTGCGCTGGGCAAAAAGAAGGGCAAGCGTGTGACCCTCGCCGACCTGTACGGCTCGTCACCAAGGGAAGACAAATGAGTTCCAAACTCGGCATCAGCTGCCCGCACTGCGACACCTGGGCCACCGTCCGCACCAGCGAGGCGGTATCGGCCACCATGCGCATCGCATATTTCCAGTGCAAGAACATTGCGTGTGGCCACACCTGGAAGGCGCATATCGAAGTGGTCGCCACTATTTCCCCCTCGGCCATCCCCCGGCCGGGTATCAACCTGCCGTTGTCGCCGCTCAGTGAAACGCTGCGCATCGCGGTGGCGGCAATCTCCGACCCTCGACAAGCGAGCCTCCTATGAACTGCCCCGTTCCCGGCTTTGCCGCGCCCGACTTCTCGCGCGACTTCATTTCGGATCAAGCAATGGCGTTCGTACGCCATGACATCAGCGTGTCCCGCAAGCCCACTACGACGCGTGGCATGCAGCTGCTGACCGAGCGCTGCACCGCCCACCTGCAGGCGCTCTGCAACTGCTCGCCCAACACTGCAGAAACGCATTCCGCCCAGGCCGTGGCGGAAGCGTTGCATGCCAGTCCTGTGACCATCGACACCGACCGCAGCACCACGTTTGCCCTGTTCCTGCAGGTGCGCGGGCATCCCAAGTCCGTGGTCATTACGACGGAAGAGCTGATGCGCTTCCTGATGAACCGCGCCCAGCTCGCCAGCAGCTAACACCCCTCTTTTCTTCCCCCGTTTCAAGGTTTCGATGCCTTGCCATTCCGGCGAGGTAGGGACCGCTTTTGCCTAAGGAATCCTTATGAGCCCCGCAATAGCCGTAATGGCCCGGCTTGAAGCCCACATGAGCGATACGCAACTGATTGCGCTGAGCAAACTGTTGGACTACTTGCTGGTTCAGCACTTCGAGCAGGGCAGCGAACTGTTCGTGATCGCTGCTGATGGTGAACACGACCTTGCCCACGATATGCGAGAGGCGGTGTGCCTGGCGCACGTCGCCACCCGCCGCGCCATGCGCGAACGTGACATGCCGGAGGCTGCGTGATGAGCACACTCAGCAAATGCGCTGCTATGAAGCTGGTCGAGGACCTGCAGAAGGCTGTGGTCAGCTCGCACGCACTGGCCAGCATGGATGAAGAAGCCCGCCATATCTCCCGCTATGCCTACTTGGCTGGCGGGGTTCAGGCGCTGCTGCGCAATTTCCTGCTTGAGAACGGTTGCGGCAACGCCGCCTCAGCCTTGGAACGCGCCATGAACTACATGCCGTCCGATCAAGAGATCGACGCCCGCGTCCAAGATATTCAGGCGAGACGTGCAGCCAGGGGGACAGCATGAGGGTCTATCTCGCCGGCCCCATGTCAGGCCTTCCCCACCTGAACCACCCCGCTTTCCACGCTGCCGCCGCGCATCTGCGGGCCAACGGGCTTGATGTCGTCAACCCTGCCGAGATCGTTAAAGACATTGACGCCGACTGGTTGTCCTGCATGCGCCAAGACATACCGGCGTTGGTGAACTGCGAGGCGCTGGTGCTTCTGCCCGGGTGGCAGGACTCGCGGGGCGCGAAGATCGAGCGCGCCATCGCTGTGGGGCTGGGCTTTCCCGTCTGGCTGTACGAGCTGGAAAGCACGATCGCCAACGCCACCGCGACGTTGCGGCGGTTCCAGTAACGCGAGGCCCGGCGATGAAAGCCCATCCATCCTCGACCAGCCTGGCCGAGCTGTCCAAGGCGCACGCCGCCGCCAATCTGCGCGGCACCCTGGACGATGCGCTGCAATCGCCGCTCCTTGCGCGCTGCCTGGCCATCACGGCCGAGGCCCTGGCCACCATGCCCATACACACCTCTCATCGCTCGCAGTCGCGCACATCTACTGCGTCCGTACGAGCCGTATCGACAACATCCCCGCGCCACGACGTGAAGCGAACCAGCGCGGGCGACAAGGACGATTGAAATGCAATCCCCCCATTTAACTCTTGTAGTTCTGGCTTGGGCCGCGCTCATTATCGGGTTCTCGGCCGGCTGGGTGGCGGCACGCGTGAAGAACAAAGGAAATCACGATGAAGCGGAATGACGCGCCCAAGCAGTTATGCGCAGACGCGCTCTATTCGTGGTCCGAGATAGCGCCAGTGGTTGGCGTGGGGCGGTCCACATGGATGCGCTACGTCCTGGCCAAGACTGCGCCCCAACCCGTGCGCCTTGGTACGCGCTGCACCCGCTACAAGGGCAGCGACGTGCTGGCCTGGGTCAAGGCACCCTCCTCCTACCGCGCACCCGAAACCGAAGTGAATTGACATGCAGGCATCACAGAACAACACCAGCAATCCGGCGATGCGCGCATGGTTCTCGCGTCTCAAGAACGATATCGATCTGCACGACCTGGCCGAGCGGATGGGGCTGCGTCGCAACGGGGCAAAGGGCAACTATCACAGCCCTCACCACGACGACAAAAGCGCTTCGCTAAGCATTTTCGACAATGGACGCGGCTGGAAGGACTGGTCCGACGAAGGCAAAGGCGGTAGCTGCATCGACCTCGTGCAGTACGTCATGCCCGAAGCCGCACACAGCCCGATGGAGGCCGCCAAGTTGCTGGGGCAATGGTTTGGCATGCCCCCGCCCGAGAAAGCGCCTGTGGAGCGCGCTGAGCCCGAACGCAAGAGCATGGTGGACCATATCGCCGACAAGAGCATGCACAGCACGCTGCCGGCGTTGGCATACCTCAAGGGGCGCGGTATCGCGGAAGCAGTCATAGAAATGGCGATCCGCAATCGCATGCTGGGCTGGAACGTGTGGACAAGCGGCACGGTGGCACCGGGCACTGCTGGCCACGGCGGGCCAGCGGCCGCATTCATCGTGCGGGATGAACGCACCATGCGCGTGGTGGCGGTGGACCTCCGCTATCAAGACGCGGCGCTCAATGGGGATGTGAAGACGCAATGCCAGGGCGACAAGCAAGGACACTACTGGTGCAGCGACATGCGCGCGCTGCGCAAGGCCCATACGGTCTACGTGGTCGAAAGCCCCATCAATGCCCTCTCCGTGGAGTCGTGCGGCTTGCCTGCGGGCACCGCTGTAATTGCCATTCGCGGCACAGGCAACGTCCATCATATCGACTGGTCATTTCTGCGCGGCAAGCGCGTCATCATCGCGCTGGACCATAACGATAAGGTGAACCCGCGTACTAACCTGCGGCCAGGCCTCGCCGCAGCCTGGGCGCTGTCGGAAATCCTTACCGCCATGGACATCGGGTCCATGATGGTGGACATGCTTGATTGGGAGGAAGGCCAGGACATCAATGATGTACTGCAGGCCGAGGGGCCGGACATGCTGCTGCGCCAGCTCAAGGTATTGGAGCCGTGGCTTATTCCAGGTATGCCCGGCGCGGGTGAGCGCCAGGACGGTGCGCGCCGCGTGTTCCTGCCCGGCCATGACTTCGGCGTGTATTGGCGCTATCGGGTGAAGGATGACTTCACGCAGTACGTCGAAAAATGGAAAGACGACGCCGACGACGAGGGCGACAAGAGCCGATCCGAAACCATGGGCGACCTATGTTCGTTCCGTGTCGCAGGCTTCTCCCGCCTTCGCATTCAAAGCCACCTTGCCACCATCAACGGCGGCGCAGACTCGCAGCCTGAAACGGTCTTCGGCGTGAGCGCCCAGGTTCCGCGCCATGGCAACGTCCTGCAGCGCGAAGTCGTGAACGATGACCGTCTGTACAACCTCGAATGGTGGAAGGGCAAGTTCGGCCACATATGGAAGCCGGCCGAGTTCGCCCGCATGGTCAACATCTTGGAACGCACCGCCCACCTGGGCGCGCGGGATGTCGTGAATTTCGTCGGCCTGGCTTGGCGCGGCGGCGAGCTGGCGGCGCTTGAAGGCGCGGACTGCTATTTCACCGAGCCGCAGAAGCAGTGCCTGTACTACAACATGGCATTCCCACGTGGCCACCAGACCGACGCCGCCCGCGTCATCAAGGCCTATCAATCCACGTTCCAGGGCAACGCGGCCGCCATCGGTGTGGTGTGGGCGCTGGGCGCACACCTGAAAGCCGTGCTGGGCTTCTATCCGCACTTGCAGATGCAGGCCGAGAAGGGGTCAGGCA from Orrella dioscoreae includes the following:
- a CDS encoding phage tail protein, producing MAADKMMGLGNFVFGLTTASYSELKRRTDWRHASNSRMGARPARQYVGPGEDTITLSGVLLPQIAGKADAMEMLRRMGNTGLGYALVDGAGNVYGAYIIESMDEGQSQFLANGTPQRYEFTLTLQCVDDQADRTEMAELDVPGTQPEAADDWAVA
- a CDS encoding contractile injection system protein, VgrG/Pvc8 family, with the protein product MTEAHRIPAYRVTLDGRDITGNIKPRLISLSITEARGEEADQLDIDIDDHDGAMELPARGVVLRVALGWKGQALVDKGTFTVDEVQYQYSPGRITLRARSADLTSPLRTRNERSFHGKAIGHIVATVAKDHGLQPVVGRAFANEKIAHIDQTNESDVAFLNRIGKRYDAVATVKDGRLLFLPVARGETASGQDTPLTVIALHANAGDNARFQMADRNSYTGVSAQWQGKGETKRRTVVLGAKGRAKRLKSLYGSEKDAMDAARAEWERIQRGAATFDMELVFGRPDLSPQGRLQVPDLKKPLDGYVWLIKRLVHKLGDNGLTTSIEGETADAGEDAEPREPEDTDAADDEEGDADDDGDADGIE
- a CDS encoding helix-turn-helix domain-containing protein, producing MPAKPLTQEQLQDAARLKAIFNARKSELDLTQEKLAEDLGYANQSAVGNYFNGKAPMGVEVAIAFASRLGCRVSDFSEALQARIDNIAVHRSEVGRMPVSAPVSSQREEWPFSVSRQLYDALPAKEKKRLDMMVRSFIDGFGLEKKRGHAAA
- a CDS encoding helix-turn-helix domain-containing protein, with amino-acid sequence MNPFKRIRIRLGLTQAEIASEVGKGQSNISHYETGRLNVPTDVAKALVALGKKKGKRVTLADLYGSSPREDK
- a CDS encoding ogr/Delta-like zinc finger family protein, with the protein product MSSKLGISCPHCDTWATVRTSEAVSATMRIAYFQCKNIACGHTWKAHIEVVATISPSAIPRPGINLPLSPLSETLRIAVAAISDPRQASLL
- a CDS encoding DUF4406 domain-containing protein, yielding MRVYLAGPMSGLPHLNHPAFHAAAAHLRANGLDVVNPAEIVKDIDADWLSCMRQDIPALVNCEALVLLPGWQDSRGAKIERAIAVGLGFPVWLYELESTIANATATLRRFQ
- a CDS encoding helix-turn-helix transcriptional regulator, which gives rise to MKRNDAPKQLCADALYSWSEIAPVVGVGRSTWMRYVLAKTAPQPVRLGTRCTRYKGSDVLAWVKAPSSYRAPETEVN
- a CDS encoding toprim domain-containing protein yields the protein MRAWFSRLKNDIDLHDLAERMGLRRNGAKGNYHSPHHDDKSASLSIFDNGRGWKDWSDEGKGGSCIDLVQYVMPEAAHSPMEAAKLLGQWFGMPPPEKAPVERAEPERKSMVDHIADKSMHSTLPALAYLKGRGIAEAVIEMAIRNRMLGWNVWTSGTVAPGTAGHGGPAAAFIVRDERTMRVVAVDLRYQDAALNGDVKTQCQGDKQGHYWCSDMRALRKAHTVYVVESPINALSVESCGLPAGTAVIAIRGTGNVHHIDWSFLRGKRVIIALDHNDKVNPRTNLRPGLAAAWALSEILTAMDIGSMMVDMLDWEEGQDINDVLQAEGPDMLLRQLKVLEPWLIPGMPGAGERQDGARRVFLPGHDFGVYWRYRVKDDFTQYVEKWKDDADDEGDKSRSETMGDLCSFRVAGFSRLRIQSHLATINGGADSQPETVFGVSAQVPRHGNVLQREVVNDDRLYNLEWWKGKFGHIWKPAEFARMVNILERTAHLGARDVVNFVGLAWRGGELAALEGADCYFTEPQKQCLYYNMAFPRGHQTDAARVIKAYQSTFQGNAAAIGVVWALGAHLKAVLGFYPHLQMQAEKGSGKSKLLESMQGSLAFQVLSGQMLKTDHRRRASVSYTTHPVGWDEFSKLPKQVLSDIDGLLQSTYRFEFTRVGASLTPYLMCAPVLLAGEEVDVESLQSKICRTSLAVAKQGPMLPHDLPQFPMWDWLRFIAGQAPADIRELHAKYLAVCQKRGRADPRDATANRMKENYAAILTAWELLAKFAGIDVGQGDFIEDLLTEMNVHISDTNGTRLPWVWIMEILLSELEAKRYEYPHAWDNVKTDTGVETILYLRPNHVMDHLSTSSHLRAKFDALPVKTGRIFKQQLMASGVVATAGGKPIDNADKIIRGQRTARLTGIRLSQLEALGLYATPFIPGEIPNDQ